A genomic window from Streptomyces sp. HUAS YS2 includes:
- a CDS encoding NADPH-dependent F420 reductase: MRIGILGTGNMAEALGGQWARAGHEILVGGRSAERAAALAGRIGARAGTLKEAARFGEAVLLALPHDTVLDVLGGAGDLGDRILIDCTNAIGPGLLLTTGPGPGAARRIAAATGARVVKAFNHVTPTVWSRTPPVFADGPLTVPLCGDDADALAAVAGLAKDMGCDPLVAGPLARADLLEATTAFLIGFWHAGRDPRTMLPPPAALGG; encoded by the coding sequence ATGCGCATAGGAATACTCGGCACCGGCAACATGGCGGAGGCACTCGGCGGCCAGTGGGCCCGGGCCGGACACGAGATCCTCGTCGGCGGCCGGAGCGCCGAGCGGGCCGCCGCCCTCGCCGGGCGGATCGGCGCCCGCGCCGGCACTCTCAAGGAGGCGGCCCGGTTCGGCGAGGCCGTCCTGCTCGCCCTCCCGCACGACACCGTGCTCGACGTGCTCGGGGGCGCCGGCGACCTGGGCGACCGGATCCTGATCGACTGCACCAACGCCATCGGCCCCGGCCTGCTGCTCACCACCGGCCCCGGCCCGGGCGCGGCCCGGCGCATCGCCGCGGCCACCGGAGCCCGGGTGGTGAAGGCGTTCAACCACGTCACCCCGACGGTGTGGAGCCGCACCCCGCCGGTCTTCGCCGACGGTCCGCTGACCGTCCCGCTCTGCGGGGACGACGCGGACGCCCTCGCCGCCGTCGCCGGGCTGGCGAAGGACATGGGCTGCGATCCGCTGGTCGCCGGTCCGCTGGCCCGCGCCGATCTGCTGGAGGCGACCACCGCGTTCCTCATCGGCTTCTGGCACGCCGGCCGGGACCCGCGCACCATGCTGCCGCCGCCGGCGGCGCTCGGCGGCTGA
- a CDS encoding NADP-dependent oxidoreductase, with amino-acid sequence MKAISYSRYGGPEVLEYGDRPQPKIGPDGVLVKVRAAAVNPVDRKAQAGHLDGMLDAVFPVIPGWDVSGVVVQPGVSVTEFAVGDEVMGYVREDFLSRGTFAEYVAAPVRTLARKPRNMSFEESAALPLAGLTAYQALHRALRVRADETVLVHAAAGGVGSAAVQIARHLGARVIGAAREPGQDRIRELGAEPVVYDESSFVDQVRALAPDGVDAALDTIGGTFLKQTLDVLAPEGRLVSIADGEVIGLGGRYVWVRPDAEDLAALARLAEEGALTVRVARTYPLEETAEAHRAHTEGGLNGKVVVTVPWTDPGEAD; translated from the coding sequence ATGAAGGCGATCAGCTACAGCCGGTACGGCGGTCCCGAGGTGCTGGAGTACGGCGACCGGCCGCAGCCCAAGATCGGGCCCGACGGGGTGCTCGTCAAGGTGCGCGCGGCGGCGGTCAACCCGGTCGACCGGAAGGCCCAGGCCGGCCACCTGGACGGGATGCTGGACGCTGTCTTCCCCGTGATCCCGGGCTGGGACGTGTCCGGGGTCGTCGTCCAGCCCGGCGTCTCGGTCACCGAGTTCGCGGTCGGCGACGAGGTCATGGGCTACGTCCGCGAGGACTTCCTGTCCCGGGGCACCTTCGCCGAGTACGTTGCCGCGCCGGTGCGCACCCTGGCCCGCAAACCGCGCAACATGAGCTTCGAGGAGTCCGCCGCGCTGCCGCTGGCCGGGCTCACCGCGTACCAGGCACTGCACCGGGCCCTGCGGGTCCGCGCGGACGAGACCGTGCTCGTGCACGCGGCGGCGGGCGGGGTCGGTTCCGCCGCCGTTCAGATCGCCCGGCATCTCGGCGCACGGGTGATCGGCGCGGCCCGCGAGCCGGGCCAGGACCGGATCCGCGAGCTGGGCGCCGAGCCGGTCGTCTACGACGAGTCGTCCTTCGTCGACCAGGTCCGCGCGCTGGCGCCGGACGGCGTGGACGCGGCCCTCGACACCATCGGCGGCACGTTCCTCAAGCAGACCCTCGACGTCCTCGCCCCCGAGGGCCGTCTCGTCTCGATCGCGGACGGCGAGGTGATCGGCCTCGGCGGCCGGTACGTCTGGGTGCGCCCCGACGCCGAGGACCTGGCCGCCCTGGCCCGCCTGGCCGAGGAGGGCGCGCTCACGGTCCGGGTGGCCCGGACGTACCCCCTGGAGGAGACGGCCGAGGCCCACCGCGCCCACACCGAGGGCGGCCTGAACGGCAAGGTCGTGGTCACCGTCCCGTGGACGGACCCGGGCGAGGCGGACTAG
- a CDS encoding DUF202 domain-containing protein, whose amino-acid sequence MTQGRDPGLQPERTRLAWRRTTLSATVVAVFAAKQAIHDEVTAAGLFGAALSVLVWLGFLAVAHRRIQALGAARPETLSHRAALLAAGATIALAAFGVAVVV is encoded by the coding sequence GTGACCCAGGGCCGCGATCCGGGACTGCAGCCGGAGCGGACGCGGCTGGCGTGGCGGCGCACGACCCTGTCGGCGACGGTGGTGGCGGTGTTCGCCGCGAAGCAGGCGATCCACGACGAGGTGACGGCGGCCGGCCTGTTCGGCGCGGCGCTGTCGGTACTGGTATGGCTGGGGTTCCTCGCGGTCGCGCACCGCCGGATCCAGGCCCTGGGCGCCGCGCGCCCCGAGACCCTGTCGCACCGGGCCGCCCTGCTGGCGGCGGGCGCGACGATCGCGCTGGCCGCCTTCGGGGTGGCCGTGGTGGTGTGA
- a CDS encoding YidH family protein: protein MSDFVQSLRLWFSPQRIREEGETPDYRFSLANERTFLAWLRTGLALVGGGFAVDQFLPDLRWGVRVGLALALLGAGVLCSLRAVNHWVRCERAMRRGEDLPVSRFPTVLSLTVAVVAVAMVVVVLFGWAGR from the coding sequence GTGAGCGACTTCGTGCAGAGCCTGCGCCTGTGGTTCTCGCCGCAGCGGATCCGGGAGGAGGGCGAGACCCCCGACTACCGCTTCTCGCTGGCGAACGAGCGGACCTTCCTGGCCTGGCTCCGGACCGGCCTGGCGCTGGTCGGCGGCGGTTTCGCGGTCGACCAGTTCCTGCCCGACCTGCGCTGGGGCGTACGGGTGGGGCTCGCGCTGGCGCTGCTCGGCGCGGGCGTGCTGTGCTCGCTGCGGGCGGTGAACCACTGGGTGCGCTGCGAGCGTGCGATGCGGCGCGGGGAGGACCTGCCGGTGTCGCGGTTCCCGACGGTACTGAGCCTCACGGTGGCCGTGGTGGCGGTGGCGATGGTGGTGGTCGTGCTGTTCGGCTGGGCGGGCCGGTGA
- a CDS encoding NUDIX hydrolase, protein MSAADEVLDIVDENDEVIGQAPRGETYAGGLIHRCAFILARDAEERVFVHRRTATKLVFPSLYDMFVGGVVGAGESYDEAALREAEEELGVSGLPQPVPLFKFLYRSPEGVPRWWSAVYEVRCELPVDPQVEEVAWHAFLTEEELAARLGEWEWVPDGLAAYQRLSAFRATGHPDI, encoded by the coding sequence ATGAGCGCCGCTGACGAAGTACTCGACATCGTCGACGAGAACGACGAGGTGATCGGACAGGCCCCACGCGGCGAGACGTACGCGGGGGGCCTGATCCATCGCTGTGCCTTCATCCTGGCCAGGGACGCCGAGGAGCGCGTGTTCGTGCACCGCCGGACGGCGACGAAGCTTGTCTTCCCCTCGCTGTACGACATGTTCGTCGGCGGGGTCGTCGGGGCGGGCGAGAGCTACGACGAGGCGGCTCTGCGCGAGGCGGAGGAGGAGCTGGGCGTCTCGGGCCTGCCGCAGCCCGTCCCGCTGTTCAAGTTCCTGTACCGCTCCCCCGAAGGCGTTCCGCGCTGGTGGTCGGCGGTGTACGAGGTGCGCTGCGAGCTGCCGGTGGACCCGCAGGTGGAGGAGGTGGCGTGGCACGCCTTCCTGACCGAGGAGGAGCTGGCCGCCCGGCTCGGGGAGTGGGAGTGGGTGCCGGACGGGCTGGCGGCTTACCAGCGGCTGTCCGCGTTCCGGGCGACCGGACATCCGGACATATAA
- a CDS encoding glucose 1-dehydrogenase — MNDLSGKTVLITGGARGLGAEAARQAVAAGANVVITDVLDEEGKATAAELGERARFLHHDVTSEEGWAEAVAYAVAEFGGLHGLVNNAGIATGAFLETESVETFRRVLDINLTGVFIGMKAAIPAMKEAGGGSIVNISSAAGLMGLALTGGYGASKWGVRGLTKIGAVELGTAKIRVNSVHPGMTYTPMTASVGIEKGEGKYPNTPMGRVGEADEIAGAVVFLLSDAASYVTGAELAVDGGWTTGPTVKYVMGQ; from the coding sequence ATGAACGACCTCTCCGGCAAGACCGTCCTCATCACCGGCGGCGCCCGCGGCCTGGGCGCCGAGGCCGCCCGTCAGGCCGTCGCGGCCGGCGCGAACGTCGTGATCACCGACGTACTGGACGAGGAGGGCAAGGCGACCGCCGCCGAGCTCGGCGAGCGCGCCCGCTTCCTGCACCACGACGTGACCTCGGAGGAGGGCTGGGCGGAGGCCGTCGCGTACGCCGTCGCCGAGTTCGGCGGGCTGCACGGCCTGGTGAACAACGCCGGCATCGCGACCGGCGCCTTCCTGGAGACCGAGTCCGTCGAGACCTTCCGCCGCGTCCTCGACATCAACCTGACCGGTGTCTTCATCGGCATGAAGGCCGCGATCCCGGCGATGAAGGAGGCCGGCGGCGGCTCGATCGTCAACATATCCTCGGCCGCCGGCCTCATGGGCCTGGCGCTGACCGGCGGCTACGGCGCGTCCAAGTGGGGTGTACGCGGCCTGACCAAGATCGGGGCGGTCGAGCTGGGCACCGCGAAGATCCGCGTCAACTCCGTCCACCCGGGCATGACGTACACGCCGATGACGGCCTCGGTCGGCATCGAGAAGGGCGAGGGCAAGTACCCGAACACGCCCATGGGCCGGGTCGGCGAGGCGGACGAGATCGCCGGCGCGGTCGTCTTCCTGCTGTCCGACGCAGCCTCGTACGTGACGGGCGCGGAGCTGGCGGTGGACGGCGGCTGGACCACCGGCCCGACGGTGAAGTACGTCATGGGTCAGTGA
- a CDS encoding TetR/AcrR family transcriptional regulator, protein MARTSGPETREKLIRAAEEIFAAQGVHGGQLRDVVALAGQANPSAVQYHFGSREGLVDAVMAGRQLRTNEVLAPLLDAAPDELPALLTTLVTAEASELRTARGRRCLRISAQLSHESGVRTRTPHPTLDGTPYWRLFERIEACLAAPPAALPEPLRLERLDLALTVVGAAMADRARQYLDGVEPLTGEALFLADLVATTSALLRAAQPRSGEDTETSRKDIP, encoded by the coding sequence ATGGCAAGGACGTCGGGTCCCGAGACCCGGGAGAAACTGATCCGAGCGGCGGAGGAGATCTTCGCCGCCCAGGGGGTCCACGGCGGACAGCTGAGGGACGTCGTCGCACTGGCCGGCCAGGCCAATCCGTCGGCCGTGCAGTACCACTTCGGCTCGCGCGAGGGGCTCGTCGACGCCGTCATGGCGGGCCGCCAGCTCCGTACGAACGAAGTCCTCGCGCCGCTGCTCGACGCCGCGCCCGACGAGCTGCCCGCCCTGCTGACCACCCTGGTCACGGCCGAGGCGAGCGAGCTGCGCACCGCTCGCGGCCGGCGCTGTCTGCGGATCTCCGCCCAGCTCAGCCACGAGAGCGGGGTCCGCACCCGCACCCCTCATCCCACGCTGGACGGGACCCCCTACTGGCGGCTGTTCGAGCGGATCGAGGCCTGCCTGGCCGCACCGCCGGCCGCTCTGCCGGAGCCGCTGCGGCTCGAGCGCCTCGACCTGGCGCTCACCGTCGTCGGCGCGGCGATGGCCGACCGGGCCCGACAGTACCTCGACGGCGTCGAGCCGCTCACCGGCGAGGCGCTCTTCCTCGCGGACCTCGTCGCCACCACCAGCGCGCTTCTCCGGGCCGCACAGCCCCGGAGCGGCGAAGACACCGAGACGTCCCGAAAGGACATTCCATGA
- a CDS encoding FAD-binding dehydrogenase — MSYDADVIVIGAGLAGLVATAELVEAGRSVILLDQEPEQSLGGQAHWSFGGLFLVDSPEQRRMRIRDSHALALQDWFGTAGFDRDEDHWPRRWAEAYVDFAAGEKRSWLHARGVRFFPVVGWAERGGYDANGHGNSVPRFHITWGTGPGLVAPFESRVREGVARGLVTFRFRHRVTGLGRTAGGVDTVTGDVLAPSDAERGTASSREVTGSFELRAQAVIVTSGGIGGNHDLVRKQWPERLGTPPARMLSGVPAHVDGLMLGIAEDAGAHHINRDRMWHYTEGIENWNPIWARHGIRILPGPSSLWFDARGRRLPVPLFPGFDTLGTLEHIMRTGHDHTWFVLDKRIIGKEFALSGSEQNPDLTGKSVRDVLGRARADVPGPVQAFMDHGVDFVVENDLSALVRGMNALTDEPLIDEAELRREIVARDREIANPFTKDLQVTAIRGARRYLGDKLIRTAAPHRLLDPAAGPLIAVRLNILTRKSLGGLETDLDSRVLKEGGEVLEGVYAAGEAAGFGGGGVHGYRSLEGTFLGGCIFSGRAAGRAAARAVG; from the coding sequence ATGTCGTACGACGCTGATGTGATCGTCATCGGGGCGGGCCTCGCCGGCCTCGTCGCCACCGCGGAGCTGGTCGAGGCCGGCCGGAGCGTGATCCTGCTCGACCAGGAGCCCGAACAGTCCCTGGGCGGCCAGGCCCACTGGTCCTTCGGCGGGCTGTTCCTCGTCGACTCGCCCGAGCAGCGCCGGATGCGGATCAGGGACAGCCACGCGCTCGCCCTGCAGGACTGGTTCGGCACCGCCGGCTTCGACCGGGACGAGGACCACTGGCCGCGCCGCTGGGCGGAGGCGTACGTCGACTTCGCGGCCGGCGAGAAGCGCAGCTGGCTGCACGCCCGCGGAGTGCGCTTCTTCCCCGTGGTCGGCTGGGCCGAGCGCGGCGGGTACGACGCGAACGGGCACGGCAACTCCGTGCCCCGCTTCCACATCACCTGGGGCACCGGCCCCGGTCTCGTCGCCCCCTTCGAGTCACGGGTCCGCGAGGGCGTCGCCCGAGGCCTGGTGACGTTCCGCTTCCGGCACCGGGTGACCGGCCTCGGCCGCACCGCGGGCGGCGTGGACACCGTCACCGGCGACGTCCTCGCGCCCTCCGACGCGGAGCGCGGCACCGCCAGCAGCCGCGAGGTCACCGGCTCCTTCGAGCTGCGCGCCCAGGCGGTGATCGTCACCTCCGGCGGCATCGGCGGCAATCACGACCTGGTGCGCAAGCAGTGGCCCGAGCGGCTCGGCACCCCGCCCGCCCGGATGCTCTCCGGCGTCCCCGCGCACGTCGACGGACTGATGCTCGGCATCGCCGAGGACGCCGGCGCCCACCACATCAACCGCGACCGGATGTGGCACTACACCGAGGGCATCGAGAACTGGAACCCCATCTGGGCCCGGCACGGCATCCGCATCCTGCCTGGCCCGTCGTCCCTGTGGTTCGACGCCCGCGGCCGGCGCCTCCCGGTCCCTCTCTTCCCCGGCTTCGACACCCTCGGCACCCTCGAGCACATCATGCGCACCGGCCACGACCACACCTGGTTCGTGCTCGACAAGCGCATCATCGGCAAGGAGTTCGCGCTCTCCGGCTCCGAGCAGAACCCCGACCTGACCGGGAAGTCCGTCCGCGACGTGCTCGGCCGTGCCCGCGCCGACGTCCCCGGCCCGGTCCAGGCGTTCATGGACCACGGCGTCGACTTCGTCGTCGAGAACGACCTGTCCGCCCTCGTCCGGGGCATGAACGCGCTCACCGACGAGCCGCTCATCGACGAGGCGGAGCTGCGCCGCGAGATCGTCGCCAGGGACCGCGAGATCGCCAACCCCTTCACCAAGGACCTCCAGGTCACGGCGATCCGCGGGGCCCGCAGGTACCTCGGCGACAAGCTCATCCGCACCGCGGCCCCGCACCGGCTCCTCGATCCCGCGGCCGGCCCGCTGATCGCCGTGCGGCTCAACATCCTCACCCGCAAGTCCCTCGGCGGCCTGGAGACGGACCTGGACTCGCGGGTGCTCAAGGAGGGCGGCGAGGTCCTGGAGGGCGTGTACGCGGCGGGCGAGGCGGCCGGCTTCGGCGGCGGAGGCGTGCACGGCTACCGCTCCCTGGAGGGCACCTTCCTCGGTGGCTGCATCTTCTCGGGCCGCGCGGCCGGGCGGGCGGCGGCGCGGGCGGTGGGGTAG
- a CDS encoding serine hydrolase domain-containing protein: protein MTATPFRTRPRARARARTALLCAALLAATIQTASAAAPASVEGPGGPGGHGGRACERTRGPLDGEARQVRDITQRAKDELKLNSVEVKVTVDGREVLTDALGESMTGVPAEPDMHFRAGSVAFAHIGTVLLQLVEERKVRLDDTVERWLPDVPDAENITLRMLATNTTGLHDYVTDPAFLTELTAHPFRHWTPQDLLAYPYSHPFWYAPGTNWSYSHANYLLLSEALEKITGTRIDELMKQRVTGPLGMRNTQNNFTPDIPAPALHAFTSDRGIYEESTFWNPSWTTAPGAVITTHICDLARSAQAIGSGELLSPRSYRTLLNPGTVGLGTPTATCPASICLKQTEQAHFGLGVIVVNGWVVQNPSFSGYGAIQAYLPSDRLAIAVSATKTADAPEGNMAEEVAERIAAALAPDTPLAIT, encoded by the coding sequence ATGACAGCCACCCCCTTCCGTACGCGTCCGCGCGCCCGCGCGCGGGCCCGTACGGCGCTCCTCTGCGCCGCCCTCCTCGCCGCCACGATCCAGACCGCCTCCGCCGCCGCACCCGCGTCCGTCGAAGGACCCGGCGGGCCCGGCGGACACGGCGGACGCGCCTGCGAGCGGACCCGGGGCCCGCTCGACGGCGAGGCCCGTCAGGTCCGCGACATCACCCAGAGGGCCAAGGACGAGCTCAAGCTGAACTCCGTGGAAGTGAAGGTCACCGTCGACGGGCGCGAAGTCCTCACCGACGCGCTCGGCGAGTCCATGACGGGGGTCCCGGCCGAACCGGACATGCACTTCCGCGCCGGCTCCGTGGCCTTCGCCCACATCGGCACGGTGCTCCTCCAGCTGGTCGAGGAGCGGAAGGTGCGCCTCGACGACACCGTCGAGCGCTGGCTGCCCGACGTGCCCGACGCCGAGAACATCACGCTGCGGATGCTGGCCACCAACACCACCGGGCTGCACGACTACGTCACCGACCCGGCGTTCCTCACCGAACTGACGGCGCACCCGTTCCGCCACTGGACCCCGCAGGACCTGCTCGCCTACCCCTACAGCCACCCGTTCTGGTACGCGCCGGGCACCAACTGGAGCTACTCCCACGCCAACTACCTGCTCCTGTCCGAGGCGCTGGAGAAGATCACCGGCACCCGGATCGACGAGCTGATGAAGCAGCGGGTCACCGGCCCGCTGGGGATGCGCAACACGCAGAACAACTTCACCCCCGACATCCCGGCGCCGGCGCTGCACGCGTTCACCTCGGACCGGGGCATCTACGAGGAGTCCACCTTCTGGAACCCGTCGTGGACCACCGCGCCCGGCGCGGTCATCACGACCCACATCTGCGACCTGGCCCGCTCGGCGCAGGCCATCGGCAGCGGCGAGCTGCTCTCGCCCCGCTCGTACCGCACCCTGCTGAACCCGGGCACGGTCGGCCTGGGCACGCCGACCGCCACCTGTCCCGCGTCGATCTGTCTGAAGCAGACCGAGCAGGCGCACTTCGGTCTCGGCGTCATCGTGGTCAACGGCTGGGTGGTCCAGAACCCGTCGTTCTCGGGCTACGGGGCGATCCAGGCGTACCTGCCGTCCGACCGCCTGGCCATCGCGGTCTCCGCCACCAAGACCGCGGACGCGCCCGAGGGCAACATGGCCGAGGAGGTGGCCGAGCGCATCGCGGCGGCCCTCGCCCCGGACACCCCGCTCGCGATCACCTGA
- a CDS encoding gluconate:H+ symporter, with protein sequence MTRLSVEMLAADATEPITSAGNAQLGIAVLAGIAVIVLLITKFKLHAFLALTIGSLALGAFAGAPLGATIDSFTTGLGKTVASVGVLIALGAILGKLLADSGGADQIVDTILARFSGRGMPWAMVLIASVIGLPLFFEVGIVLLIPVVLLVAKRGNYSLMRIGIPALAGLSVMHGLIPPHPGPLVAIDALGANLGVTLALGLLIAIPTVIIAGPLFSRYAARWVDVHAPETMIPQRPSEDLEKRPGFAATVATVLLPVVLMLVKALVDIVVDDPENAVQKVTDVIGAPLIALLAAVILGMFTLGRAAGFTKERLSSTVEKSLAPIAGVLLIVGAGGGFKQTLIDIGVGQMILEFSENWSIPALLLAWLIAVAIRLATGSATVATISAAGLVAPLAEGMSTTETSLLVLAIGAGSLFFSHVNDAGFWLVKEYFGLSVGQTIKTWSVMETIISVVGIVFVLLLSLVL encoded by the coding sequence GTGACCAGACTCAGCGTCGAGATGCTGGCAGCGGACGCGACCGAGCCGATCACCTCGGCCGGCAACGCCCAGCTCGGCATCGCCGTGCTCGCCGGCATCGCCGTCATCGTCCTGCTCATCACCAAGTTCAAGTTGCACGCCTTCCTGGCGCTGACCATCGGCTCGCTGGCGCTCGGCGCGTTCGCCGGGGCGCCGCTCGGGGCGACCATCGACTCGTTCACCACGGGTCTGGGCAAGACGGTGGCGAGCGTCGGCGTGCTGATCGCGCTCGGTGCGATCCTCGGCAAGCTGCTCGCCGACTCCGGCGGCGCGGACCAGATCGTCGACACGATCCTGGCCAGGTTCAGCGGCCGGGGCATGCCGTGGGCGATGGTGCTCATCGCCTCGGTGATCGGTCTGCCGCTGTTCTTCGAGGTCGGCATCGTGCTGTTGATCCCGGTGGTGCTGCTGGTGGCCAAGCGCGGCAACTACTCGCTCATGCGGATCGGCATCCCGGCCCTGGCCGGACTGTCGGTGATGCACGGTCTGATCCCGCCGCACCCCGGCCCGCTGGTCGCCATCGACGCGCTCGGCGCGAACCTCGGCGTCACGCTGGCCCTCGGCCTGCTGATCGCCATACCCACCGTGATCATCGCGGGTCCGCTGTTCTCCCGGTACGCCGCCCGCTGGGTCGACGTCCACGCTCCCGAGACCATGATCCCGCAGCGTCCGTCGGAGGACCTGGAGAAGCGCCCCGGCTTCGCCGCCACCGTCGCCACGGTGCTGCTGCCCGTCGTCCTGATGCTGGTCAAGGCGCTCGTCGACATCGTCGTGGACGACCCGGAGAACGCGGTCCAGAAGGTCACGGACGTCATCGGCGCACCGCTCATCGCGCTGCTGGCCGCCGTGATCCTGGGCATGTTCACCCTTGGCCGCGCGGCCGGTTTCACCAAGGAGCGGCTCTCCTCGACGGTCGAGAAGTCGCTCGCCCCGATCGCGGGCGTGCTGCTGATCGTCGGCGCAGGCGGCGGCTTCAAGCAGACCCTGATCGACATCGGCGTGGGCCAGATGATCCTGGAATTCTCCGAGAACTGGTCGATCCCCGCGCTGCTGCTCGCCTGGCTGATCGCGGTCGCGATCCGGCTCGCGACCGGCTCCGCCACGGTGGCGACGATCTCCGCCGCCGGCCTGGTGGCCCCGCTGGCCGAGGGCATGAGCACCACGGAGACGTCGCTGCTGGTGCTCGCCATCGGCGCGGGTTCGCTCTTCTTCAGCCATGTGAACGACGCCGGTTTCTGGCTGGTGAAGGAGTACTTCGGGCTGAGCGTGGGTCAGACGATCAAGACCTGGTCGGTGATGGAGACGATCATCTCGGTCGTGGGCATCGTCTTCGTGCTGCTGCTGTCGCTGGTGTTGTGA
- a CDS encoding gluconokinase, translating to MSTTSRTIHRVVVVMGVAGTGKTTIGPLVAEALGVPYAEGDDFHPEANVAKMSAGIPLDDSDRAPWLDAIGRWAHTRDGLGGVVSSSALKRIYRDRLRAAAPGVVFLHLTGDRALIEERMAARKGHFMPTALLDSQFAALQPLQDDEAGVAVDVSGSPEEITERAVAALRRLVV from the coding sequence ATGAGCACCACCTCTCGCACGATCCACCGGGTCGTCGTCGTGATGGGCGTCGCGGGCACCGGCAAGACCACCATCGGTCCGCTGGTGGCCGAAGCGCTCGGCGTCCCGTACGCCGAGGGCGACGACTTCCACCCCGAGGCCAACGTGGCCAAGATGTCGGCCGGCATCCCCCTGGACGACAGCGACCGCGCTCCCTGGCTCGACGCGATCGGGCGGTGGGCACACACCCGGGACGGGCTCGGCGGGGTGGTGAGCAGCTCCGCGCTGAAGCGGATCTACCGGGACCGGCTGCGGGCGGCCGCGCCCGGGGTGGTGTTCCTGCATCTGACCGGCGACCGGGCGCTGATCGAGGAGCGGATGGCGGCGCGCAAGGGGCACTTCATGCCGACCGCGCTGCTCGACTCCCAGTTCGCCGCCCTGCAGCCGCTGCAGGACGACGAGGCCGGTGTCGCCGTCGACGTCTCCGGTTCCCCCGAGGAGATCACCGAGCGGGCCGTCGCCGCGCTGCGCCGGCTCGTCGTCTGA
- a CDS encoding FadR/GntR family transcriptional regulator, whose protein sequence is MTTPAPGLHPQVLATLGLAITAGEYPPGSVLRTDELAQRFDVSRTVIREVVRVLESMHLVESRRRVGVIVQPTEAWNVYDPQVIRWRLAGADRPRQLRSLTVLRSAVEPVAAGLAALHATPEQCRELTEQALGMVATSRGRQLEAYLVHDVAFHRVVLNASGNEMFARLGDVVAEVLTGRTHHHVMFEDPDPAAVTLHVQVAEAVREKDAERAERLTREIAVGALKELDVLAP, encoded by the coding sequence ATGACGACACCGGCCCCGGGGCTCCACCCGCAGGTTCTGGCCACACTGGGCCTCGCCATCACGGCCGGTGAGTACCCGCCCGGCAGCGTGCTCCGCACCGACGAGCTCGCCCAGCGCTTCGACGTCTCGCGGACCGTGATCCGCGAGGTGGTGCGCGTCCTGGAGTCCATGCACCTCGTCGAGTCCCGCCGCCGGGTCGGCGTGATCGTCCAGCCGACCGAGGCCTGGAACGTGTACGACCCCCAGGTCATCCGCTGGCGGCTGGCCGGCGCCGACCGGCCCCGCCAGCTCCGCTCGCTCACCGTGCTGCGCTCCGCGGTCGAACCCGTCGCCGCAGGGCTCGCGGCTCTCCACGCCACCCCCGAGCAGTGCCGCGAACTCACCGAGCAGGCCCTCGGTATGGTCGCCACCTCGCGCGGGCGCCAGCTGGAGGCGTACCTGGTGCACGACGTCGCCTTCCACCGCGTCGTGCTCAACGCCTCCGGCAACGAGATGTTCGCCCGGCTCGGCGACGTCGTCGCGGAGGTCCTCACCGGCCGCACCCACCACCACGTGATGTTCGAGGACCCGGACCCCGCCGCCGTCACCCTCCACGTCCAGGTCGCCGAGGCCGTACGCGAGAAGGACGCCGAACGGGCCGAGCGACTCACCCGCGAGATCGCCGTCGGGGCGCTCAAGGAACTGGACGTCCTCGCTCCGTAG